From the Drechmeria coniospora strain ARSEF 6962 chromosome 02, whole genome shotgun sequence genome, the window CGTTCAGCGATGGACGCATGCATCCGTTGGCGCATGTAGTATTGGTAGCACAGAGTGCCCCGAACTCTGGGCCGATGCCTGTCTTGTGAAGCCGCAGGGGgcgtggggggggggggcggcttTGTTCCGATGTTATGCGAGTAGACGACAGATTGTGTCGGGTTTAATGTCCGTTCGGGTTCGAGCGCATGTCCCCGGTAAAGACAGCAACGTACTTGAGAATGGTAACGGAGTCTTCCACCTCGGTATCACCAGCAAACTGCCAATGGCCGACGCACCTTCACGagctggtggaggaggaatTCCATTGTCGGCGTAACAATACCAAGTACCAGCGTACCATCAGTGGTGAAAAAGGTTCCTGCCGGGAGCAGAGGGTAGACCGCAGCCTGGTcgccgcttcctcctcgtaGCCATCCCGTGCTCGCTGAATTCTCTTCAATCCAAGTGCTTCTCCAACCACGTTACCACGTTGTTTGCCGGCTCGCCGGAAAGAAAGACGAGAACAGCAACGATAATAAACACGAGAACCGCACGAGAATCACCCGGGGGGAACACGGGATGTCCGCACCGAGAGAGGGCACATGGAGATGACAGAAGtcccgccgacgatgcgaggATTGTCGTACAGCATGAAACCAACGCCGATCTTGGATGATTGGAAGACGGCCTTCGGCAAACACGAGCAACAGGCAGCATCCATATACCTGTCATGCAGGATTATTGGACGAAATTTACGGTGAATATAGAAGAGAAACTATGAAGGCTCGCCCATTCGAGGCAAAATGACGGCAAACTTCATCCGACGTCCACGCCTGCGCGATGTCAACAATGGCAAACCAAAGGTTGCATTGGGCACCAAAGACACTCATAGTCGACTTGTCTACACTCTCGGCCTCTCATTCGCCGTCAACCTACTCAAGCAAAATGTGTTCTATTGGGAATCAAGAATGCTACCGCCCAAACCACATGATGCCATCACCGACTCGACCAGCCGCATCGTCCTTTGGCCACGGCAAGGTGCATCTGTTGCATAAAATGTACGAGCCCGTTTCCGATATAGTATTACCATCTTTATTTTAGGAGGTAGCACAGCTTCACAGACATTTTGGGCTGGTACAGCCCCGTGTCTTCCCGATATGGTGCAGGCATGGTGCTGCCTCGATGCAGCGTGCTGGTACAGACAGGGACTTTCGGAAATGAGGAGTCAACCACCAGCGAACTGTTCACATCGCCATGATGGCCGCTCCAGTTGATTTACGGCATGCCGTCATCCTCAGTCCGCATCATTCTCTTTCTGTCGGTGAGGATGGAAGCCGGCAAGTCCCCACCAACTGCAAGGGGGCTGAACCCCCTTCGATCCCTCTGAGCACGATGCATCGTCGTATTCGACTATTACCTGCTGCAGCATGTCTGCTGCGCTGCACTACGACCCAGCCAGGCTTTTGGGTGTAAGAAAGCGTTGGCTGTCATATGACATCCGAACGCCGGCTTGAACCGATGCTTGGTAGGGCTGCGGTATGAGGGGCTGCCCGCAAACACATGTGCTATATCTAGCAGCATCATGGCATCTACCCGGTTGGAGTGCCATCATCGGAAAGTAGAGGAGAGCAGTCAGTACGCATCCGTTGGGCCCCAAACTTCTCAACTCTTTGTTTGGCTTTGCCGCTTCTTCAGCAGCTTGTGAGCCGACTTCCCCCGTCTTGCCCAAGCGTCATAAACGGCACCAAACATCGCCATGCTGCTATTCACCGCCCTCTGTTTGCTCCAGGGCATCGTTTTGGCtttgccctcggcggcgacgggtcAGGGTTTCGCCTGCAGATCTGAACTCCCGTCCGAGGATTCGCTCCGGAAGCTCGCCAAGTCGCAGCATCGCGCGTTCTGTGTTGTCAAGCCGCACCCCCATGGCGGTGATGATGCGCCCGCCATAGTCGATGCCCTCAGTATCAAGTGTCGCTCCAACGCTCTCGTGTACCTTCCCGGCCCCGTCTACAATATCAAGACGgtcatgacgacggccaagctcgacgacgtcgccatcCACCAGCCGGGCCGCCTGCTTTGGAGCACCGACATTGCCTATTGGCGCTCCGTCTCCATGCCCGTCGATTTCCAGAACCAAACTACGGTCTGGTACTTTGGCGGTAACCGTGTCACTTGGGACGGCTACGGCGTCGGTACGCTGGACGGTAATGGCCAGATCTGGTACGACTGGGCCAAGAGCCGAGGCAACCTGCCGCGTCGGCCCATGAACATCAACTTCCGCGGCCTCACAAACTCCGTCATCAGACGGCTCCGGTTCGTCCAAAGCCAAATGTGGACGATGGCCATCACCTATTCCAAGcgcgtcgacctcgacgataTTTACGTCAGCAGCGTCTCCAACAGCAAGTGGAACACGCTCAACACGGATGGCTGCGACACCATCTACTCAGACGACATCACCTTTCGCCGCTGGTACGTCAACAACGGTGACGACGCCATCGCGCTCAAACCCAACTCGAGCAACATCAAGGTCTTGGACAGCGTCTTCGAAAACGGCCAgggcgtcgccatcggctccATGGGACAGTACGACGGCAGGTACGACTACATCACCAACTTTTACGCCCGCAACATCACCCTGCGCAACACGGCCCACGTTTCCTACCTCAAGACCTGGGCCGGCCTCTCGCGCGGCTACCCtcccaacggcggcggcggcggacttGGCCGCGCGTCCAACATTGTCATGGAGGACGTCAGGGCCGAGCGGCTCCGCCGCCAGCCATTTTTCGCCTGGCAGTGCGAAAACTACTCCGGCTTCGCCGGCAAGGACTGCCACTCTAGCAAGTTCAAGATGGACGAGCTCGTGTGGCGGAACGTccgcggcaccgtcgacgacgccgtcaacgagGTCGGCTGGTTCCAatgcagcgccgccgccggcggttgCAACGGAATCACCGTCGCGAAAATAAACTTCCGAAAGGTCAACGGCACGCCTCTCGACAGGTGGCACTGCGAAAACGTGCATGGTAACCATGGTTTCCAATGCTGACCGGAAGCCGAAGCTGCAGGACGTCCAGAGGGCACCGCTTCGCTGGAATCTGCAGTCTCACGCCATTGAGGCCGCGTCGGCTGATTCTGCCAGCCTAGTTGGTGCGTGCCATGCTATTGACGTAGAAGTGATTCTGTAGACATGCCACGGTCCAGGATACACCGGTTACACAGTCGAGGCTTGGGTGAACGAACGGAAGCTTGCTCGGCAAATGACCCTGCAGGTATGAAATGTTCTTTCGGGGACCTGGCATCGCGTACGGTTCATGTGACCAAGCATCTGTCTCAATCCTCCGTCGTCACCTGTCGGCATGCTTGAAGTTTGCTTGGGTACAAAATGATCGGTGCTGGCGAATCATGTAACACGGCATTTTCTTCAATGCTCTGGTATGGGATTggagagtacttgtaggcacGGGTGACGTTCTATAGTGCATCATGCAGACATTGCCGTAACCACTCATTGGAAGCAGACAAACAAACATTTGCTACTGCGCATGCTACTGGAAAACACGAAACCCAGGAGAAAGAGGCGGACGCTGTCGCGATGGAAGTCGTGATGTACATGCCATGTTGATGCTGTGTCGATGTGTTGTGGGAGGAGTAACGGTAGAGTCGACACTCGGCTGACTGGTATCATGATAGTATTACGCAATCGTAAAATGGTACTCTAAAAGGCCCTCAAGTAGACTGAGGCCCAGAGAACTAAGTAGGTGGAAACATGCTGCAGGACAGAGTGCAGGTAGCTCTGGAGGTCCGGGTTTGAGGACACCATCTTGGAGCGCCCGGGTGAGGGGAGGATGGCAACGCCAGCTAACCAGGGGAGGCGGGCCGTCACTCGATCGAATCTCTCCGCTTCCGATGCTGCGGGAAGTGGATGGCCATCTGATCTCGACGCAGACTAGTCCGGGAGCGGACGATGGATGCACGCGAGACGGATAAGAATGATGCTGAGATTGAACAAGGTGGATCCGGGtctggacggcggcgcttCCAGTTGCAGAGTTGACATCTTTGCAGCTCATCTGGTGTTTTGTTTGTCCCGTAGTTATCGAGAGGTTATCACAGTCGTGGAATATTCTGTGCGCAAGGTGCCGTTTCTGGGACTGCGTCATactacttgctgtactgttaCTACCATGCGCCATGCCCCGTCCTGGCTAGTCATGTTGCTCCCGTGGCGAACCAGTCAGGGTTGCATCGGTTCCCTGCTGCCATGTGCGGTGCTGATGATGGCACATTTGCCATTTGTCATCTTGTCATGGTGGAGGGTTCCTTCAGTCGTAAAGCACTCGTAGTGCAGCCCTGGCAGACGGTAGCAATAAGCTGGGTTTTGTCCGCGTTGATCATCGGACCTTCTGCGAGGAGGTGGGTGGCTCATGtagaaggggggggggggggggggggaagggtcgctctcgctctcgacCAGACGTGGTAGTTGGAACGAGGAAACGCAGTCAGCCAATTCCATTGCCATGTGTGCAGCGAGTTGTTGGACGAATCTCGATCCCCCGAAGCGAGAGAGGCAGCAAGAGAGCTAAAGTTCGAAGGTACGCGAGTTCGAGGTACAGCCAAAGTTCGGCGCCAACTGAATCCCGACCAGTTGCATACGCTGATAGAGGGGAACAACGAAATTGAAGGCATCCAAACGCTCAGGCAGGAAAATGTTTTTCGTACCTACGGCGTCGTCCCTGGTACAGAATACTCGAAGTATGCGTATGTAAGAGTCATCCTCGTAggtacaaagtactccgtatcacagtacatgtacacatgaAGAGAAAGAGGAGGAGGTTCTAGCAAcatttgtacttgtaagtaggtatGAGTAGTTACTACCCTGTCCGTACTTGGTGTATACCTTGGTCACTCTGCCTGTAATCCCCCGCCcactcctcctcgtccctccttctccaccacctcctctcctccatcgtctTTGGCATGCTTGGATGCCAACAGGGATCTGGCTCCGAGTCTCTCGTAGGCGCAAGACGTCCTGCAGGAAAACGACACTACACGAATGCAGACCCAACAGCCGGCCGAATTGTCCACCGTAACCAGTGCGTGCCGAAACGGTGCTGGCACGAGGCCATGCAAGGCTGCAACGCTGGCGAGCCGCACGACGACAAAGTACCACAGCCATTACCCAGACGGGACTGGCTCCTGTTGTACGTCCATCGAGGCTGCTGCAGCCAAAACATCATCAGCATGGAGGGTCCGACTGCTGCGGCCGTGGCATACCCCGAGGCAGTGTCCTCTTGCCCACGCCCCGACGCCATGCTTCGTCCCCTATGAGGTGAGTATCTGCGTCATCAGGGGAGAGCAAACCACAACTGTTGAGGCCCTGGGAGGAAAAGACTCGAGCTGGGTACGTGCCGGTGCCGCGTCGAGATTGCAGTGGTGATTGTGAAACGAACGGACCGGAAAGTCGACCGACGGACTGATGGTCCAACGCAGACaaaggccgacgacatgTGAGCTCGTGAGGCTGCAGCTCGGCAATAAGCTGCGACCTGACCGGCTGAGGTGTGACCACCAGGGCGTCTCTGAAGCGGCCAAATCCTCGGCGCCATTGTCCTTTCCGACGCATCCCCTCGCACCCATGAATTGATCTCACTGGGCAAACTCTGCCGGCACAACCCTCCGGAGCTTGTCCACAGGCATCACCGTTTCCGATCGTCGTTGGTCCCGTCCCACCGCCCTTCAGACTGGATGCAGCTCATGAAACAGAAATATGCGAGATAAAAACTGACAATTTGTCATTGGCCTTCGGCTCTCGCGCCGCCCTCATGAATGGGATGGTGAGGTGAAAATGGCCCTGAATGATGCGACGGCAAACAAAGGCAACGTGATGACTTTTCGAATAATAGTATGCGCTGGATATCACCCTCCTCTCGCTACATGCAACTCTGTATACAAGCTCCCTCCGCTTTCAGCGTCATTCTGATCCTCACGGAAAACTtgctcggccgagcttgATATGCCGGACCGGCTAACCCCACCACCTTGACGCATCTTTTTTCTTCCCGATGCTGACACTACGATTCGAACCAACCTGCGAGCAGGGGTGTGCCAGTGGCGTGGCCTGCTGCCGGTCATCCTGTTGAAGTCGAGGTTAGCTGCAGCATCGGTGCAGCGTCGTGAAGCATGCACCATGCAGCAGCCGGCCCGGAGGAGCTCAGGATACTTCCACTCGTTGCTCATGTCGGGTGGAAGGAGCTCTGCTCGTCATATATAATCATAGATCCCAGCCCTTGTCACTCGCCTCGCGTATCTCTTCGAGTCGAACCTTTGGCCTGAGACGCCTCATTGTCGCCGTCCCGCGCGACGACACTTGCTCCAAGTTTCAACGCCTCGCAGACGAACAAGGAAGATTTCGTCATGGCCATTGGCAACATCTACGTTATTGCAGGtgtcgccgtcatcggcgggGGCCTGTTTGGATTTGACATATCGTCGCTGTCAgcccagctcggcgagcagTCGTACAAATGCTACTTTAACCAGGGTCCGGACGGCCCGCCGTTCAACGATAACCTGTGCTCGGGACCGCGCGACCTGGTCCAGGGAGGCATCACTGCCTCCATGGCTGGGGGTTCCTGGCTCGGTGCTCTCGTTTCCGGACCTCTTTCTGATCGCCTCGGCTGAAAGTATTCCATCATGGTTGGCTGCGTCATCTGGTATCGTGTCCAAGTCAtgcacgccgccgtcgtctccagCTAACCGTGCTACTCCAGGTTCATTGGATCGACCATCATCTGTGCATCTCAGAACATCGGCAtgctcatcgtcggccgcgtcatcAACGGATTCTGCGTCGGAATCGAGTCGGCCCAGGTTCCCGTCTACATCGCCGAGCTGTCCCCGCCGTCGAAGCGCGGTCGATTCATAGGCATGCAGCAGTGGGCCATCACATGGGGCATCCTCATCATGTACTACATCTCGTACGGCTGCTCCTTCATCGGCGACAATTATTCTTCCACCGCCTGGAAGGAGGCATCCTGGCGCGTCCCGTGGGGCCTCCAGATGATCCCTGCCTTTTTTCTCTTCTTCATGATGATGCTGCTGCCCGAGTCGCCTCGTTGGCTCGCCCGCAAAGACCGCTGGGAGGAGTGCCACTCTGTCCTTGCCCTCGTGCACGGAAAGGGGGATGCCAACCACCCATTCGTCGCCTTTGAGCTGCAGGACATCAAGAATATGTGCGAGTTTGAGCGCCGTCACGCCGACGTCACCTACCTGGACCTCTTCAAGCCGCGCATGATTCACCGGACCTTCATCGGCCTCTTCACGCAAATTTGGTCGCAGCTGACTGGCATGAACGTGATGAGTGAGCTACGATATCATGTCCGGAGGCTATGTGCCATGCGTTGACTGACAAGCATGCAGTGTACTACATCGCCAACGTCTTCAGCATGGCCGGCTACTCGGGCAATGCCAACCTCCTGGCATCCTCGATTCAGTACGTCATCAACGTCCTCATGACCATCCCCGCCATTCTCTGGGTCGATCGCTGGGGTCGTAGGCcgacgctgctcgtcggATCCGTTCTGATGGCCACGTGGATGTACACCAACGCCGCCATTCTGGCCACCAAGGGGGAGATTGTCCCCGGCGGTATCGATGGTGTCGCCGCCCAGTCCATGCGGCTCACGGGCGCGCCTGCCAAGGGCCTCATTGCCTGCACCTACCTCTTCGTAGCCTCGTTTGCCCCAACCTGGGGGCCCGTCTCGTGGACGTATCCTCCTGAGCTGTTCCCCCTACGTCTTCGCGGCAAAGGTGTGgccatgtcgacgtcgggcaaCTGGGCCTTCAACACGGCCCTCGGCCTCTTCACGCCGCCGGCATTCGCCAACATCAAGTGGAAGAGCTATCTCATCTTCGCCATCTTCAACACCGTCGCCTTCTTCCacgtcttcttcctcttccccGAGACCGCGGGAAAGACGttggaggagacggaggcgaTGTTTGAGGACCCCAACGGCATCATGTATCTGGGCACCCCGGCTTGGAAGACGCGCGTGGCCACCGAGTCAATAAACCGTGCCGAGCAAGGGGACATTGAGGCTGTCATGGGAGCCACGGAACGGAAGCTCTCGGCAGATCTTCCAGAAGACCAGGAGAAGCCCACACCGCCCGCCTAGAGGCTGCCAGCGGCATCCTGTCGGCACATCGTTGGAGCTCGGCGAATGTTTCATACTGCCGATGACCACATTTCGCAAAGTTGAGCCGTATAGTCCGATGCCTGCAGTCCGTCCTTCATAATGCAATGTGACAGCAGCAGAGCAAGCAAGTGAAAgcacggcgtcgatgcccgCACATGTCTCACTACGGTTGACCCGTGACATTGATGGTGACAATACCGATGCGACGTACCCCGCTCGCGCACCATTGCCCGTGCGGGAGCTCGTGAGCTCGTGACCGAAGATGCGACTTCACGGAGGGAACCGCTGCAGCATTCAGTCATCGTCGCAATATTATATATAGCGCCGGGCCGGCAGAGGAGGGTAGGGTGCGATCGTGGCGTTGCACCATGCGGGAGACTAACGAGTGCTGCAGGCACTACATAAATACCCTTGAGCATGTGTGTCCATGAGTACTGATGCGAGAAACGAATTTTTGTCTCATTGGGAGGCTGCCATGATTGCTTCATGCAGAAGTAGAAGTCTAAAAGTCCTGCCTCGCGCGCCTCGCGTGCGAGACGGTGCAGACTCAACAGGCGTTTTGAGTGTGTGCGATCAGGCCACCAGAGACGAATGCCCCCTCAACAGGGAAAAAAGAAATCCAAAAATGTACAGAAAAAATAACAGCGGACGCTTGACTCTGAAGGCTATATACTTTTAAATCTACTGTAAATGCGAAGCCTACAGGGCAGTCGTATCGTATGCTCGTATACTCGTACTTGCTCTCAAGATGAAGCCTCGTCCCACTCAACCCACCTCCGTATGACTTTGTCAATTTTGCGGATGCCTTCTCTTGTCGTTTCGACCTCAAACCACTCACGATGATCCCGCGCGCACGTATCACAGGTGCCTAGATTGGCACGGTGGCCCAtgccggcgagctcgagatgGATCAGCCGCTCGACTCGGCGGCAGTGAGGCGTCGTACGAGGAAGCTGGCTCCGGGCACTCGGGGAGACGTCACTGGCGCCGGGCAGGTAGGGATAGTAACGCAGCATCTCAATGTCATAGCCGCACTGGCGCTGCCACTGGTTCATGCGGCGCTGAACGTTAGCAGCGCGCCCGATCTTGAGGAGCATACgagcgctgccgccgccgccgctcgggGCCGCGAACTGGGAGACGACGTCACTGGGTCGACGGGTGCGGCCACCAGCTCGTGCGGGTGAGGATTTGGGCGATGCGAGGAGCGAGCGGGCAGCATCGACGGGAGGGGCCGACTGCCGAGACGCGGGCGTGAGCCAGAACATGTAGATGTAGCCtgcttcctcggcgtcggcataGGGCCGAGAgagctcggcgagcaggGCGGAGGCGGTCGCTGGGTCGAGGGTGTCTGGAATGAGATCCTTTACGTGGGCCATCTGGGAGGCGTCCGAGTCACGTACACGCTGTCGCTTTGGTGACTTCCCAGACGCGGCGGGCACCGGAACGGTGCCAGGCATGGGAGCGGACGTGGGAGCGGACACGGGCCCCTGCTGCAGCGGTCTCggtctcggcctccttgagTCGTGGGTTGGTTCTATAGGGATGGAGAAGCACAAGCAGCAATACAACTGCTTCTTCGCCTTGGGTCGACTCGACTTGGGAGGCCGTTGCGTCGCCGGCCGGACAGCTTCCGTCAGCCTTGCGCCGCTCCGTGATTTTTCCCCTCGGCCATCTTGCAAGTCGACGAGGCCTAGCCTATCGGCAAGTGTCTCCAAGCTACAGCGATCCTCCAGGATGGGTCGAGGCTTCGTCTGGGGCGCGGGGCTGGATGGTGTCGAGTGACGGGCTTGCTCCTTGTGTTGCCAGCAGTACAGgctgtcgtcgccggcaactTGATGCCCGAGGGGTCGGCGAAAGGCTTCGACGGGGCGGGCGATgggtcgtcgacatggacgcCCTCCAGAAGTTATTCCGCCGCACGTCTGGCCAGGGTCTTTGGAGTCGGAGCGGCGAAGCAGCGACTCGGGCGTGTTGGCAACGaagggcatcgtcggcggttATCGTACGTGCCGTGGTCGCATCGAGGCCCGAGGAGGGAGCGATGGGGGGAGATGACACGTCTTCGCACAAGGCTCGCGGTATAGTTACATCTCGGGCTGTCGTTGGCGGAAACACGGGCGCTTAGGATGGCGTTGGATCATGGTTGAGAGGAGAAGCGGTCAAAGTTTGGCGTTGGCGTGCTCGATGCCGCGACTGCCCGATTCTGGGGGATTACATAATACTACCTACCCGCCTTGACATGATTCATGCGCCTTTCCCGCTGATACAAGGGAGTAATTAGGAGCACCTGTTAGTAAGgaggtacgagtacagtatggaTTACGGACGATTGAATGCTCCAAGGCACCATCTCCCTAGTTCCCTGTCTTACTACAGAGAAATCGTGTAGGAGTTCAATCTCAATcgacgtactccgtacggagtagagaggggggggggtgttGTGTCCTGTGTCATGAGTCCTACGGCTTGAAAGTCACCTCCGCCGACTTACTCTCTCCATCGGCTGACGGATGGCCCCGTTGTGCTGTCAGCGGCGGGGATCAATGAGCGACAAATCACCATCCGGAGTTTGCGGACGTACACCCGGAGGCTGCTGCTCTGAGGCCCTTAACGCCGTTGCCCAGCTGAGGGGTCGGCGCCGCAATCTATCCGTGGCCGACGCTAACTTGCAGCGGCCCCACCACCGGTGCCGGACCTGTTGCCGGAGCAAggccgcaccgccgccgcatcgtcaGCTTACGGTAAAATAAAGGTTTAGCTCTACCCTTCTGGAGGGGAGGGAACGAACATAAAACCCAAGGGCTTCTGCTTCGTGTTTCTCGGCTCAGAAAGGATCGGCTCACCCGACATCATCATCACTGCTCGTCTCCCACCATGGCATCAACCACGGCGCACAAGTACATCAACAAGCTGCAGAACCATCGcgttctcgtcctcggcggctcCACCGGGATCGGCTTCTGCGTTGCCGAAGCGGCGGTCGAGCACGGCGCGCACGTCATCATCAGCAGCTCGAACCAGGCAAAACtcgacaaggccgtcggccgtctgcAGGCGCACGCGGCAgccatcggcctcgaggccgagaggatATCGGCCAAGACGTGCGATCTCTCCAACCCAGATACGATCGAAGACAACGTCGTCAGCCTTCTTGAATATGCCACGCAGCATGGAAAGTTGGACCACGTAGCCTTCACGGCTGGTGACGCCATCAAGATCACGCCGCTTGCCGAGacgaccgtcgccgacgtgcaGAAGACCGGCATGGTGCGGCAGGTCGGGCTCATCATGCTGGCCAAGCACTTGCCGAAATACATCAACGTTCGCGCGGCAAGCTCATTGACGGTCACGGGTGGCACCAACACCTGGCGTCCCGGGCCTGATTGGGCCGTCATCGCaggcaccggcggcgccgtcgaaggTCTTACCCGCGGCTTCGCCATCAGCCTCCAGCCGGTTCGCGTCAACTGCGTCcaggtcggcgccgtccacACCGAGCTTTTCGACAGCATACCAGAGGACCGTCTGCCGGCCGTGCTGGCCAATCTCGCGCGTGAGGGCATCACGGGCACCGTGGGGAGGCCCGAtgaggtggccgaggcgtacttgtactgcatgAAGGATACCTTTGCCACTGGCGGCGTGGTCGAATCGAACGGGGGACGGCTCGTGGGCGACGGCAAAGAGGGCCTGATGTTTTCGTGAGAGGTCACAGGGATGCTTTTCGCTCGCATGGCCGAGGCCTCCGATGGTCGTTTGCCTTGGAGCCTCAGGCACGACCTGGAATCACTTGAAAACTACTCTTCCGATCAGATCAATTTGGTAGAAAAATTAAATCTAAAATTCCTGATGAGAAATTTACATCCCATCCACTCCCCCCGAATGAATATTCCACATCCGAGACTTCATTACCCTCGCTCCCCACTCCTAGCAAGCCGTCCATCCGACCCCGTGCAAGGCAATGAAGCCGCCCTCATGAGGCTTACATCTCCATGATAACACACACATCCATACTCATCGCAATATCTGAGAATCCGGGGCCATTGTTATGAACAGGGACATATGATCCGtcgcggcgagggagagaaTACTACAAGAAAGATCTCACCATCAGGGACGAACCTACGTACGGCATACATACTACCAAGTAAAGCGGCCTGGAAAAATTTCTACGAGGGCTTCCTTTTGGAGTAACAATCGAATGGGAAAAAAACACAGGGGGGAAATATAGAAGAGGTGGCAATAAATAATAAAATAAAACATGCATATGAATAGTATGCCTTGGCATCCATGCccttaagtacttacaatacaCGTGCACTCCATAAACCGTCCAGATGGATGGACCCACTTtaaggccgacgacgcttcCCCAGAgaatcctcgacggcgaaacCGTGGCTTTCGATCGTGGACCCCGAACCACGACAATTCCACCCCTCTTGCTAGGGCGCGCTTTTCGTCCtcccccctcgtcctccccgTGTTCGTAGAGAGCGACGGCTCGTCGGATTTTGCCATGGAATTTGATCCCGATACCCGTgagtgccgacggcgatgacggcccAGGGACGTCGACTGATGGCAACCAAAAACGCTCGCAGCAAAATACGTCACCAGCGACGTGACGTCGTTTGCCAGCGATTCGGTCCGCAAACGATGGCCCGTCATTCTTGTGAGCTTCTCCCCGCCTCGCCCGGCACTCCTGGCCCCCTCCTGCTCGTGCTGACGTGGCCGTCTCCAGACCGGTGCGGTCGACGACGTGTACCGAGCCGTCTGCAggatggacgacggcgagcaaaAGGCCGAGGGTAAAAAGATcatcgagcagctcggctGCCTCAAGTACGAGGTCCAGCATGGCCGGAAGCTGACGTACGGACGTCCGATATCCCATGCCGAGGCCCTAACCGCGGCTGATGGTGCTCGAACGCAGGCccctgctcgacgacggtcacgCCGAAGAGATTGCCGTCTACAAcaaggagctcgacgacctcgacggccccgGCTGGCTGGACGTCCCGTGGCTCTACGCCGAATGCTACCTGTACAGGCGCATAAGCACGTACTTCCAGCTCACCCAGCACTGGAAGAAGCACGACATCTTTGCGCGGCAGAAGATTGACACGTTCCGAACCTCGCGCAACGCCGTCCTGGAGCTGGCCG encodes:
- a CDS encoding DUF89 domain-containing protein; its protein translation is MASTTAHKYINKLQNHRVLVLGGSTGIGFCVAEAAVEHGAHVIISSSNQAKLDKAVGRLQAHAAAIGLEAERISAKTCDLSNPDTIEDNVVSLLEYATQHGKLDHVAFTAGDAIKITPLAETTVADVQKTGMVRQVGLIMLAKHLPKYINVRAASSLTVTGGTNTWRPGPDWAVIAGTGGAVEGLTRGFAISLQPVRVNCVQVGAVHTELFDSIPEDRLPAVLANLAREGITGTVGRPDEVAEAYLYCMKDTFATGGVVESNGGRLVGDGKEGLMFSARFSSSPLVLPVFVESDGSSDFAMEFDPDTPKYVTSDVTSFASDSVRKRWPVILTGAVDDVYRAVCRMDDGEQKAEGKKIIEQLGCLKYEVQHGRKLTPLLDDGHAEEIAVYNKELDDLDGPGWLDVPWLYAECYLYRRISTYFQLTQHWKKHDIFARQKIDTFRTSRNAVLELAARYRELMGQIHAHKAVTHDEDAERLLFAEAFEICLWGNATDLSLLTNLTYEDIQKLQGSAARKAAEENILVNHLPAAYDILKQARAEGRKERRVDIVLDNAGFELYVDLVLAGFLLASGLATQVILRPKSVPWFVSDVLPGDFAALLSAIANPKAFFETQSEAEELQEKMPAPLSQAEVENLQFVFQDWANLHAEGQLMMRPNRYWTTASSFWRLPHQAPELHEDLKAAELVIFKGDLNYRKLTGDAQWDPTTPFEDALGPMGKGSGVSILSLRTCKADVVVGLPAGKDEELRQLEGGGGESGARRWAWDGKWAVVSLSRG
- a CDS encoding glucose transporter, with translation MAIGNIYVIAGVAVIGGGLFGFDISSLSAQLGEQSYKCYFNQGPDGPPFNDNLFIGSTIICASQNIGMLIVGRVINGFCVGIESAQVPVYIAELSPPSKRGRFIGMQQWAITWGILIMYYISYGCSFIGDNYSSTAWKEASWRVPWGLQMIPAFFLFFMMMLLPESPRWLARKDRWEECHSVLALVHGKGDANHPFVAFELQDIKNMCEFERRHADVTYLDLFKPRMIHRTFIGLFTQIWSQLTGMNVMMYYIANVFSMAGYSGNANLLASSIQYVINVLMTIPAILWVDRWGRRPTLLVGSVLMATWMYTNAAILATKGEIVPGGIDGVAAQSMRLTGAPAKGLIACTYLFVASFAPTWGPVSWTYPPELFPLRLRGKGVAMSTSGNWAFNTALGLFTPPAFANIKWKSYLIFAIFNTVAFFHVFFLFPETAGKTLEETEAMFEDPNGIMYLGTPAWKTRVATESINRAEQGDIEAVMGATERKLSADLPEDQEKPTPPA
- a CDS encoding hypothetical protein (related to exopolygalacturonase), with the protein product MLLFTALCLLQGIVLALPSAATGQGFACRSELPSEDSLRKLAKSQHRAFCVVKPHPHGGDDAPAIVDALSIKCRSNALVYLPGPVYNIKTVMTTAKLDDVAIHQPGRLLWSTDIAYWRSVSMPVDFQNQTTVWYFGGNRVTWDGYGVGTLDGNGQIWYDWAKSRGNLPRRPMNINFRGLTNSVIRRLRFVQSQMWTMAITYSKRVDLDDIYVSSVSNSKWNTLNTDGCDTIYSDDITFRRWYVNNGDDAIALKPNSSNIKVLDSVFENGQGVAIGSMGQYDGRYDYITNFYARNITLRNTAHVSYLKTWAGLSRGYPPNGGGGGLGRASNIVMEDVRAERLRRQPFFAWQCENYSGFAGKDCHSSKFKMDELVWRNVRGTVDDAVNEVGWFQCSAAAGGCNGITVAKINFRKVNGTPLDRWHCENVHGNHGFQC